The region CTTCGAATAGGGAGGATTATTGTGACCGCTTTTCGATCTCGTGCGAGAGCTGATACTGCCTCCCAATGAATCGGAAAGGGGTTCAAAAGATTTAAAATCACCAGGACTGAATTCGTTGACAGTCTCTAAAAGCTTCTTTGTATGCCGGAATCGATTCAAAATTTGGCATGAGAGCATTGAAAAAGCCTTGGGATTGAAAGTCATCCCATGTTTCAAAATCTTTCATTCTTGGGGAGCTTTTTATGTGCTGAAACCCAAATCGTGAGACAATATCAGTACGATCTGAATTTTGATTTCAACACTTCTGTTTTTCTATGGCTAATCAAATCGATTATCTAATAATCTTAATTAAAACTTTGCAATAAAATATTGATCTTGTTTATCATTGGACAAGTGCATGTATTATTAAAAACTGAATTGTTGAGGTTTTTCTATGGTTCATTCGCTTACTGCTCCATTCTTAAGTTTGGTCAATAAGGGTCTAACATCCATTCCTTCCAGCATAGTGGCCGACCACTCCGATGTGACCGAAGTGATTCTCGACGGAAATCCCCTAGGCAACCTAAGCACTGCTATTTTAAATTTTCCCAAAATCTCCTCTCTGAGCCTCAACAATATCCGCATGACGGAATTTCCGTCGGACCTGGGAACATTGAAGCATCTTAAGGTTCTCAAGATCAATGAGAATAATATGGAGATGTTGAATGAATCTATAGGAGAGCTTGATGAGTTGGAAGTTTTGGAAGTGGAAAGATGCGGCCTGAAAGTCATCTCCCCGCTGATCGACCGGTTGAAAAACCTGAAGGTTTTGAAGCTTAGCGGCAATGAGCTCACCGAGATCCCTGATGAGATTTGTAAGCTGGAATCATTGAGAGAGCTTCATCTCAGCCATAATCTGATTACAAAGTTGCCGGAGAGCCTCTCTTCGTTGCAAAACCTGGAAGTGTTGAACCTTTCCTTCAACCATATCGATACGCTTCCTAGGGCGATAGGAGCTATGAGGGCGCTGAAGAGGCTGTATCTTACCGCGAACAGGCTCTGGGGTGAGTTTCCGGACTCAGTGGGTGATTTGGCCTCTCTTGAAGTATTGGCTGTCAGCAAAAATGCGATCGAATCACTGCCTTTTTCGATGGGTCGTTTGGAGGCTTTGAAAGAGCTTAGGGCTGAACGTAATCAATTAAAATCCCTGCCCGCCGAAATTACTAGCCTGCCCCACCTGCGCGCTCTCAGCCTGGCAGGCAACCCACTTGCGAAAAATGATGAGGTCATCAAACCCGGCTTTCCCTCCTTAGTCGATCTGGCTCTTACCTATCTTTTAAGGGCGCCCACGGGGGATATCACCCAGCTTACCGAAGACCTGCAAGATGATTTGGCTGAACCGCCAGTTACTTGCAAAAGTTGCAAGAGGCTATTCTTTGAGAGAAATCTGTATCGTGTACTTACGATCAAGAGGCTGTTTTCGCAAAATATTCCGCTGCTGTCTTACTGTTGCGTTCAGTGCAACACCCGAGCTAAGGGTACCTAAGAGCCTGTCTTAAAAACTCAAATCATACGATTTTAAGTTTTATGAGAGGATCTAGAGATCGTTGACGATTTGGTTTCTGTTGATTTGGGGATTCTTTTAAATCAATTTTCGATTCATCTTTGGGAATCAATACCAGCCTCCTTAAACAGCCACTACGCGATTTGTTTCGAAGAAGGTGTGCTTCAGGTAACAAAACTTGGGACATTGGCGCTACGGGGTGGAAACCAATGCATTCACGTTACCTGAAGCGCATGCGTTTTTTGAATGCTATACTTGTTCGTATTCCTCTTTTGTGATGATGCCTAAATAGTCGAAGCTCTCCTGGAGAAAGGGGCCCATCTGCTTCCAGGCGTTTTCCGGGGCTATTTTTTCTTCCAGCGTGTGCTCTCCCGCCTCTTCAACGACGTCGGAAGTGAAAATTCCCGGCAGAATGCGGGCGGTGGGCGTTCGGTTCTCTACAAAAGCCTTCATAATGTGATAACTCTCTACATCCACAGAGTTAACTTCCTTTGCGGCCGCATCATGAAGCCATGCTTTGTTTTCAACGAGCGGCGAGTCTACGGTGATGTTTCTCTGCCCAGCTATAGCCTCAAACCGGCTAAAGGGGACATCCATAACCATCCTTGGATCAAGATCTATCTCCGCCTCTTGGTACATAGCCCCTGTCAACAGTTGATAGGAGGAGACATCAGCGCTTTTGCTAAGAGATCCTCCAGCTCCTACAGTGAACAGGTTTTCAACGCCATTTTGCATCAGTTTTTCTGTGACGTTTCCAGCCAGACTTCCATTCGGCATGCGCATGCCCATAATGCCTATCTGCCCTCCCTCTTTGCTGGGTATGGCAACGTAGGAATATTTAATGCTGCCCACTTCCGAAGTGGTGAGTGTGAGGCCGTTGCGCTCGAAGATTCTTTCCACTTGCGAGTCTCTATCTTTACCAAAGGATACTGACTCCATCTCCTCCGGAAACAGCCTTGCAGCTAGAGCTTCGACGATAAGGGAGCGGTTGCCGATAAAGCAAATGGAAGGAGGGACTTCCAAAGATTTTAAATTGCGGTCGAGGTTATCGAGCAAATCCTTTTGGGCGATGGAAAATAGCCCTCTCACCCCAACTTGTGTAAGGTCGATGCCCGCGAACTTTAACTGAATGAGCTGGTGGAACAGCTTTGATGAATTGGAAGCTCCTGTAATGATAACTTTGGCATCATTGGGGTTTTCCGGGTTCTCAAAATAGTAGTAGCGGTTGGATGTGCGACCAGCCAGCTCTCCTTTCATTACATACCCGAGCTCTTCATAGTAGTGGCGCATATCCTTTTCAGGACCGATGAAAACTTCTATATTTTTGCCGGTTCCTCCCCGAGGCTCATGCCCGGAGACAAACTTCATGCTCTCTACCGCTTTTCGTGCCAGACGGACATCCAGATATCCCTCCGGATTCATGATATGCTCGCTTGTTACATCAAATTCCATGATATAACGCGGGATCTCCTCGCCTCTCTCATACTTTTCTTTTATGCTCATCTGATGAATGCTGGAGGGGGCTCTAGGGGCTACTTGAGGATGTTTTACGGCGTAAGACATGGACTTGGAAAAAACTTCCTTATTGAGGTCTTTGATGATCTCCTCGCTGTTCGCAGAGTCCTTTCCGGATGTTTTGATAAAATCGGTGGCTGTATCCAGCATCAGTTGCTCGAGTATTTTCATCCCTTCTTCCGGCGTCAACTTTTTCTCAGGCTCGATTAACATCTTATTCGACAGGCAGCCCAGCAGCTGGACATAGAGATCGCCCTCTTCTTTTTTATCCAAGCCATAATGTTTGGTGATGAGTTCACTCGTTCTGTCGACGGCTTCACCACGCTCTTTAATGAAGAGTCTTAGCGTTGCGGAGGGGTGGACCCATTGCTCTTTGCCCTCTGGCACGAATACGATATTGGCTACGGCGCTGCTTAGCGATTCGATTAGTTTAGCATCGTGCCCTCCATCGTCGCCGAGATTTAACTTCAGCTGGGCGTGCGTTTCAATACGGTTCATCAATTCACTTTTTAGATCACTATCGCGCGGCAGCATGGCGATATTGGCGAGTTCGCCTCCGAAGATTTTTGCTATCAAGCGACCATCATTCTTGGAGAAGCGGAGTCCGGCTTCGCGGAAAGATTCGTTCACCGCGGCACAAATTTTTTCAATTTGCTCATCAGAAATTGTGTAGGTCTTTCCGTGAACGACGGCACCTGCTCTTTCTGCAAGTTTGGCATTGTAGTCATAAGGTTGACTACCCCCACTTTGAAGACTGGATCCAGAATTTTCGATCATACTAACCTCCGTGTTAGAGATCTGTTCCTATTATAATCTATCTATGTTAAAGAACTCATTTAAATTTATTATGAAGATTGTCTGTTGTAAATATTAACGTTCTTTTTAATAGTTATTTAATAATACACGAGGTGATCAGAGCTTCCGAAGGTATAAGGCACTAATGCCTTGTTGAAATCTTTTTTAAGAGTAAGTGAGGTGAGAACCGAACTCTTTGACGCGTGTCAGAAATGAATGGCAATTGTTTTTAGTGAGTGAGAAGTGGTATTTGGTGAAAACGAGGGGGATAAGGGTAAAGAATCTGGCGTGGCGCTTTGAGAAAGCTCCCCACGATGGAGCCATGGCAAATCACCTAATATTAGAGCTATGAGGTGCGTTGCCATGGCTTGGGTGCGAGAACTTTCTCTTTGTCCAAAATTAAATTTTCAGAAGCCTTCGATATAGCCCGGAATGAAGGGCCCTTGAAAAGGGGGAGAAAAGGAGGTTACTCCTCATCGCCCTCATATTCTTCCAAGTCCTCTTCCAGATCATCTTCATCTGCGGAGAAATCGAGGATATCCTCTTCTTTCACCTGTGCTTTGGGAATAACGCGCTGCATGCGTTTTGCTTTTCTCTCCTGAGGGGAGAGTTTGACAAAATCGATCCAGATTGGAGAAGACCATGCAATATGGCCATCTTCCTGAGTGACTCTGACGTAATAAAACACGAAGGGAGGACGCTTATCTGGGCTTTGTAAGATGATTTTCGACATATCCACCATATCGTCAAATTCAAACTCGAGACGATACGTTTTTACCGGTTTAAAGGTTTTGATCACTTCGCCATTGCGGATGATTTCTACAGTCTTTAAAGGGCATGTGCCGGCAGCAAAACCAGCGATATGGCGGTTGATGGTAAGTCCTGGTTTGTCCGCTGTGGAGACTTCTTGGCCCATGGACGTTCCCGCGATGTTGACGCTGAGCAGCATCCTCTCACCAGTCGTTGCATAGCACGATCTTCTGTAGAGCGCATCTGCGATACCAGCCTTGGAAAACTCCTTGGCGATCACGGCGGTGATGCCGGGTGTGTATTGGATCTGGTCGCCCTCAAAAAAGTCGGAGAAGGCGCCTCTGTCGTCGAGCCCACCGGCTACGAAGCCAAAGCGGCAATTATTCTTAAGAGCCTTCAATACCGACCCATCAGAGCATTCTTTGACACCTTTTTTTCCTTCGGTGTCAATGGGTTTGGTATTACCCTCTTTTACGGAACATTCCGACGAACCCCACGCATTGTAGATTTCGACGACTCTTTCAAATTCGGGATTGTATTCTTTGAAGTTGTACTCGCAGCCTTTGCCCATCGTGAACGTTGGGATGGAGATCAGCTCTTTGGGCGAGAAGCACTTATAGATTTTTTTCAGGGAAGAGGATTTGGTGTCTTTTTTCCTGAGTATCTGCTTGCCGTCTTTTAAGTAGACGAGCTGATGAAGCCCTTCCTCTCCGGATTCTCCTTGCCACTGGAATCCGATGAAGGTGGTGAAGCGGTCGGCCTCGTCAAACTCCACCGCGTTTTGTGTAATTTGCTTCCAGCTTTCATTAGAGGTTTCTTCTTGACTCTCAAACGAAGAGGTCGAGAAGAAGTTTAGCGCTTTCTCATCTCTGAAGTGCCTTAAGCAGCCCTCGATGTTTTCGGCGGAGTCGATCCGTTCCGACTCGCCATGGAACAGCCCCCACAAAAGAACTTCATTTGCTTCGGCAAAGCACTTAATGGGGCTGGCCTTGAATGTTTCTTTTGTTGTGGTGTTGGTCAGTTGGATCGTGTAGATGCCCGGTTCGTTGAAATAGAGGTTGGGCAGGGAGATAAAGCCTGTCTCTGGAACGAAAAGCTTCCAGTTTAGATTTTCCCGGATGTTCTCATAGCTGAGTTCGATCAGTGTGTCTTCAGGAGCGTTGCTGGTCAGGTTGCCATGCTCATCTTCGAATCGGATGACAACGTCGAAACGTTTGTTTTTGGCGACAAAGGAGGGTGCCCACACTTTGATGTTTTTCAGCTCTCCGCCCTTAACGTCCATGTTGAATATTTCCGGCTCGCCGTAGCGGCCTTTTCCGGTGGGATCGATGTAGAGGTTGAATGCCCGTCTGCGGTGAGAGTTTGTCTGAACTTGGTTGCCGGTTTTCTCATTCGATTTAGCACCCTTTGGCGCTCCGACGACAATGGTTACGGGCGATCCGGCGCTCACTGCTTGGGGTAGAGCACACTCATACTGAGGTGTGAAGCGCCAGTCGACTTCCACTTCATGAAAAGCGGCCGTTTTACCGTTTTCAAAAAGAAGATAGATCTGATTACGGGGCTCTTTAAGGTCTACCGACGGAATTTCCCAGTCTATCGGTCTGCCTTCGGACCCAAGATCAAATTTTAAAAGCGTTCCTTTGGGGAGGTTAGACCCGGGAGTGTACACAAATTTCCAGGTGCCTATTTCGCCGGCATAGACAGTGTTCGGTTCGCAAAAACAAATTGATCTTCTCATGGGATTTTAGTAGCTCCGGGCTGTTTTGATATGCAAGGTGCTCTCCATTTAAGCAGAACGATCCATTCTTTTTCAAGTTGGATATCCTCCGCAGCAGGTTGATGAAATTAAGGGGTTTTTTCTTTTAATGGACCCATGCGGCTTAAGGCCAATTCATCTAAATTTAGGAAAGACAGCCCTCACGTTCTACTATCCGAGGTGCCGCCAGTCGATAAATCAACCTATTTCAAATGGCCGACAGGCTCTGAGGCGCAATCTCTTTCAATTGTGATTAAATGCTACATCTTCAATACTGGCTTTTGAAGAAAGCCATCCGGTAGCGTCTGGGTATTAAAACTTTGCCGATTGCGACTAAATTAAATTTTGACTGGATCGGAAGCTTGGCAAGGGCGCATGCCCTAGGTGGAAATTGGGGAAAATGAGGAGTGAGTTAAGGTGAAAGGAGAGACAACGGGGGTACTGCTGGTTAACTTAGGAACACCCGATACGCCTGCCGTTGCGGATGTCAGGCGCTATTTGCATGAGTTTTTGCTCGATCCCCGTGTGATCGATATCCCCCGATGGAAAAGAGAGCTGCTTGTCAGGTGTCTGATTGTTCCTAAAAGGGTGAAGAATACCGCAGCTTCCTATTCTAAGATTTGGACCGGCGGGGGGTCACCGCTCCTGTTTTGGGGGAAAACAGTCAGGGATCAGTTGCAGGCGGCTCTATCTGACAGTTTCAAAGTGGTTCTCGCCATGCGTTATCAAAATCCCTCAATTGAGCAGGGGCTTGAGCAGCTCGCTTTCTGCAAAAAAATCATTATCTTGCCCCTGTTCCCACAGTACGCTTCGGCGACGACAGGTTCCATTTTCGAAAAGGTTATGTTTTATTTGAAGAGGTGGTTGACAGTTCCTGAGGTGCATTTCATACCGAGCTATCCTGTTCAAAAGAAAATGGTCGCCTGTTTCAGCGAGAGAGCGCGCGAAAAGGGGTACGAGAAGTTTGATCGCATTCTCTTTAGCTTTCATGGGTTGCCAATTAGGCAAATTCGCAAATGCGACCGTTTGGGTGTCTGTAAATCTTCGCCGGATTGCTGTGTGCAGGCAAAAAATCCGCAGTGCTACGCTTCTCAGTGCGTGAGCACAGCGCATGCTGTGGCCAAGGAATTGAATATTCCTAAAGAGAAGTTTGTAGTGACGTTTCAGTCCCGGCTCGGAAGTGAACCCTGGCTGGAGCCTTCAACCCAAGATACTGTCCATCAATTGGCTAAAAATGGTGTTGAAAATCTGCTGGTCTTTTCTCCTTCCTTTGTTGCGGATTGCCTGGAGACATTGTATGAGATAGGCGTGGAGCTGAAGGATGAGTTCACTCAGCTTGGGGGAAAGAGGTTGGAGCTCGTTCCCAGCCTTAACGACCATCCACTTTGGATTGAGGGACTGAAGGAATTAATCCTCGCCAAGTAAGGCAGGCTCTTAGAGACTGTTAACAGATTCGGATTTCGGGAAAAGCGAAAGTCTCCCAAGAAGGAAAGAGTGCAAGTCGTCTCCTATTTCTAATAGTGGGCGAGCGGCAACTTTCAGTCCTCAAGACCCTCTCGCAGGCCCCAACGCCAAATTTAGAGATGTTTTTCGGTATAGATGAGGGATAAATGGACAAGATCAAGTCTTTACTTACCATGCGTTTTGGTAAAGAGATCCGCACCCATAGCATGATCCATCATGAAGAATTGATGACCAAGCTTATCAAGCTTGCCAAAGTACAATCGATTGTTGAAATCGGCACGCTCCATGGAGTCTCGGCAGCTCTTTTTGCATCCCTTGGATTAAAGGTCGCCACGTTTGACATTGTAGCCAGTCCTCTTGCTGAAGAAATCTGGAAGTATCTGGATGTGAGTTCGCTAATAGATTACTCTATCTGCCGGGACGATGAAGAAAAAAAGGAGATTCTTTCAGGGCGCTCCTTTGATGTTGCCTTTATCGATGGAGACCATCATCTAGATAAAGCCCGGTTTGATTTCGATTGTGTAAAACGTTGTGGATTTGTCATCTTTCACGATTATAAGCCCCATGCCCCTCACTTTAAACCGCTCGCCGACTTTATCGACTCGCTGACGCCTCAGCGGTATATTTTCGGTGAACCGGGAAGCCAATTTGCGGTCTGGATTGCAGAAGACAGCAACCAACGGGAAAACCTGGATCTTCTCGAGTGGCTGAAGGCGGGTGCCTGATCTATATCGCCTCGTAGGGTGGGGTACGAACCGCCTATCAATCGCTCCGGAGATGATTACCAATTAAAGGAGCCCGTACCAAATAATCTAAGCTAAGTGGAGTATGCCGAGGGGGACTGGGTAGATAATGTCCGGGTATGGAGCTGCCTGCACAAAAAGCGTTTCCCTGTCAGCCGGAACACTTCGTGGCGGCGGGCATATTTCCTTATAGATGTTTAAAGGGGTTGCAATGATGTCGAGAGAGGCATTGGCGATAAAGCCAAATGGGATCAGCGCTTCAAGTGCGCCGCGGACAATCTGAGCCATTCCTGTGTTTATTGCCTCATCATACCAGCGCCCGATAATAGGTCCACAGGTGGCTTCACGCTCGCCGATAGCCGCTGTGAAGCCGGCGATGGCAATGCCTGCCACTATCCGCAAGGCTCCCGAGACAATTTGCACCCCTGGGATATATCCCAAAATATTCATCACGATATTCCAGATTCTCATCGCCGTGATCGCGACATTACGCACCTGGATTGGCATATAAAGCGAATCGTTTGGCTTGATGTTGAACGTTTCCCGGTTGATGGATCGGATACCCCAGGTATTTAGAGAAATGGACATACGAACTTTCCTTCACGAGGTTAAGATGGTGATATAATGACTTCTATGAATGTGTAGGGGTAATCTGTATTTATCTTTCGTACAATGCTATACAGGTGCTTTGCGTAGTGTACTCTTGTTAGACCTATCTACACAGGAACATGGGAGACTTCGGAAGAGGAGGGATTCGAACCCCCGGACGGCTCATCACCGCCTTCTGTTTTCAAGACAGACGCAATCGGCCACTCTGCCACTCTTCCGTATTTTGGAATAGACCCATTCTAGGCAAGCTTTTAAATTATCACAATATAAAGAAATATTTTAACACGTCTTCAGATTCTTTTTAAAGAATAATTATTAATATCGCCTTTGTTGCAATAAATCTTTCAAAAAGTTTGAGTAATAATATTTTGAATGGCGATAATTGTATTAGGTAAGCAACAAGGAAGGGGCTTATGAAATCGAAGAATAAGGAAAAAATAAAAGCTTTAAGCTTGATTGAGGCTGTTGAGACTTTGTCCAACATCGCAGATTTGAAGCTCGACAAAGAAGCTGCTGTCACAGAAAAGCACGCCCTCCTATTTGATGACCGCAAGATAAACTATCGAACGATCCACTGGCTCAAGGATGCCGGAAAGAGCAAAACGCTCAAGATGATCAAAGAGATTTTCAGGGTAATCCTGAGCCACCTAAAAGATTCCTGGGAAGCCCAGTTTGTTTTGTCGACCCCCACGGATAAGGTGGAGAGTATCAAGAGTATCATGATCTTGGTCGGAGAAGCAGCCAAGAAGCTCGATCGCTATACAGAGCTTTTCAATCAGGCACAGGAAAAAAGCGTGACTGAGCTCAAGGAATATGTTGAGCTGAAGAAGTTTTACCGCAGCAAAGTAGCGCATGTGGTCGATCAGGGAACGCTGAGTAAATGGCTCTTTGGACTAACCAAAGGCTTTATCGGCAAGCAGGAAGCCACGAAGGGAAAGGAGACATCGCTCTCCCAGCACATCTTTATCGATCTCGAACAGATCAAAAAAGACACGGCATATGAACTTCTTTTTGTCCGAAAAGAAGACGGATCACGGTTCTTCAACCCGCGGCTGATCAGGAATATCAAACTTGTAATCGACTTCGGAGGGACGCTTCAAGGGGTTGAAGAGGATCGCTTAAGCTACATGCGCGACTGGATGGACAAGATTGCGCATGGAGCTGCACGCTCGATCTTAAAGTCGATGGGTAGTCGTCTGGACTTCTTCTACAAGGAAGCTGCAAAGCACAGAACAAAGCCTTTGCCAGGGTATGTATCCAGTGCCATCATGGCACTGTTTTTAGCCGCATCTCAAAATACTCTTCAGTCGAAAATCAAAGTGAAGACATGCCTCGATTATCTGATCGACTTTGAATCCTACCTGCATGAGGCGGTGACTTCAATTGAGTATCAGAAAATGGCTGCTTACCCACCAAAAAGCAACCAGCATCTTGCCTCTGTGCTGTTCGATACCATCCATGCCTTGATAAGAGCCTTTTTTATTCACTTTGACGGCTTTCATGAGCTTTCTCCTGTGATAAATAACCTAGTTGCGGAAGGGCGCCTTCTTTCCAGGCATCTTCATCAAGAAAGAGGGGGTTCGTTGAGCAAGACGCTTGAGATTGATCACGAATATTTCAGGAAGCTCATCCGTTCAGGAACGCATGGACCGATGATCCGTAACGTCGAGATGCTGGAGGATTGGGAGAGCAAGTTCGCGCCCCTTCTTCAGAGAAACTGGCCGGGGCAGCTCTTTTCCATCTATGTTAAAAATAAATGGGTTCTCTGCATGAAGCTGCCATCGCCGACATCTCAAGATTATATCAACAAGGCGTATGTTCTGGAGGAGTTTCTTGCTTTCTTGAGAGCTTCGACCAAAGATTCGGTCCCGAAACAGCACTTGATGTTTAACCTGCAAGACAGAACCTCTTGGAAGGAAATAGCCCGTTGCAAGGCACTGGAAGCTTTACCGGAAAATGAAGAGCTTAAAAACCATTTCGGGATTGTCACTCTGCCGTTTGATACAGACTTCTACCACCAGCTGGCACCTTATGACCAAGATAGGCAGGCCGATCTTTTCAAACAGCACTTCGTTGAGCAGATGCAGGATGAAAATACCGGTTTTCTGTTCCTTGGGAAAATCAAGAAAGTGCTGACGGATAGATTTGCTCAGGATTTGTTGAACGCTGTCCATCGCGTGTTCTTCCAAAGCAAGCCCCAATTGACAAGACAGGAGAGGCTGGATTTCATTGGCATCACCTATCTGATGCTGTACTTTAAATCGATTGAACTGCTGGAGCCCGATTCGATCAGTTTCACCTGTAAGGATTCTGTCGACATTGGAATGAGCCAGACGGCTCTGATGTATGCGTTCATGAAACTTTTAAAGGAGCCGTCTTTAGCTGAGGAGGAGATAGCTGAGCTGCACTACATTCTCTTTGCCCCGGCCCTTCAGGTGCGCGAGAGGGCTATGCTGCAGGAGCGATTCTTTAGGATGGTGTCCACCATCAAGGCTATCGAGGAGGCAAGAAACGTTTATGGCTTGGAAGGATTTAAAAAATCCTTTCACGAAGTGTTCGGCGACTTGATAGATGTTTCGGTCGTTGACGGGCAGATCGTTTTCAGGCATCGCTAAGATGCCATTCCGCCTGAAAAGGAAGCGCTGAACCTGTCAGCGCTTCTTTTGTTTTTTTTATGCGCCATATTTCTTTTGCAGGTAGTTCAGGTAAGCCGCAGGGCTGAACGCCTTGCCGGTCGCCCTTTTGATCAACTCTCTGCTGTCATATTGCCTGCCGTGTCGATGGATTGTTTTTCCCAGATAATCCTTGATGAAGGAGAGTCCTTCTTTCTGAATTCTTTCTTCGAAATCAGGATTCTTAGCTTGGAATGCATCAAAAATCTGCGCTGCATACATGCTTCCGAGTAAATAGGTAGGAAAGTAGCCGAAAGCTCCCATCGACCAATGGATATCCTGTAGACACCCTTCCTGATCTGTTTTGGGAACAATTCCCAGCATTTCCTTCATTTTGCTTCTCCATAAGTCAGGAATTTCATTTACGGAGGCACTTCCTTCGATCAAGGCTTTTTCGATTTCGAAGCGTAAGATGACATGCATTGGGTAGGTAAGCTCATCAGCATCCACACGGATAAAGGAGGGGGCTACTTTGTTAATGGCTTTGTAGAAATTGTCAAAGCTTACCTTTTTGAGCTTTCCACCGAAGGTATCCGCAAGTTTTGGGAAATAGCGCTTCCAAAAGGGTTTTCCTTGTCCGATCCAGATTTCGTAAAAACGTGACTGGCTTTCATGAATTCCAAGGGATACCGCTTCCGCGAGGGGAGATCCATACTCCTTTTCAGGTAGCCCCATCTCGTAGAGGCTATGGCCGCCTTCATGCATGAGGATGCTGATGTTCGCGATCAAATTATCCGAGGGCTTCCTGGTCGTTATGCGGCTGTCTTGTGGGTGAGATGAGGATGAGAAGGGGTGTGTGGAGAAATCGACTCTTCCATAGCGGAAGTCAAAGCCGATATCCTTCAGAATTTCATTGCCAAGCTCCATCTGCTTTTCCGGGTCAAAATTTCCTCGAAGAAAGCTGTCGTCAATTTTCTTCTTTGTTTGTGTTTTAGCAATGAGAGAGACTAAGGAAGGCTTCACGTTGCCGAAGAGTTCGGCCAGGTTATCGGCGGTCTCTCCCGGTTCGAATTCATCGATGAGGGCATCGTAGGGGTGTTTTTCGTATCCGATGAGCTCAGCTTTTTTTCTGCATAAGTCTATGATTTTTTTCAGATAGGGGGCAAATTCTTTGAATGATGACTTTTCCTTCGCCGCGCGCCAGACCGAGACTGATTTCGAAGTGAGAGCCGCAAATTCCTCCACAAAGGATGTCGGCAGAGCTTTGGCTTTGACAAAGTCTCTTCTCCACATGATAAGGGCCCTTTGCTTTGGCAAGGGAAGGTCTTTGGCTTTCAGGGCGCCTGTTTTGATGTTGATCAACGATCCCAAAGCGCCCTCATACTCTTTGGCTGTTTTGCATTGGTGTACGAGGCCTGCAAGCGTTTTGACTTGCTCGGCCCGTATCGAGGCGGAGCCTTCCGGCATGTAGGTTTCGTGATCCCACTCAAGAAGGGAGGAAATGCCCTGGAGGGTTTTGGCGTGCTTGGAAAGGGAGAACAGTAAGTTGTATTGTTTTTGGCTGTTTTTTGGCATGGTCAGTAGCTCCAGGTCGTGTTG is a window of Estrella lausannensis DNA encoding:
- a CDS encoding leucine-rich repeat domain-containing protein; translated protein: MVHSLTAPFLSLVNKGLTSIPSSIVADHSDVTEVILDGNPLGNLSTAILNFPKISSLSLNNIRMTEFPSDLGTLKHLKVLKINENNMEMLNESIGELDELEVLEVERCGLKVISPLIDRLKNLKVLKLSGNELTEIPDEICKLESLRELHLSHNLITKLPESLSSLQNLEVLNLSFNHIDTLPRAIGAMRALKRLYLTANRLWGEFPDSVGDLASLEVLAVSKNAIESLPFSMGRLEALKELRAERNQLKSLPAEITSLPHLRALSLAGNPLAKNDEVIKPGFPSLVDLALTYLLRAPTGDITQLTEDLQDDLAEPPVTCKSCKRLFFERNLYRVLTIKRLFSQNIPLLSYCCVQCNTRAKGT
- a CDS encoding DUF3604 domain-containing protein, with amino-acid sequence MRRSICFCEPNTVYAGEIGTWKFVYTPGSNLPKGTLLKFDLGSEGRPIDWEIPSVDLKEPRNQIYLLFENGKTAAFHEVEVDWRFTPQYECALPQAVSAGSPVTIVVGAPKGAKSNEKTGNQVQTNSHRRRAFNLYIDPTGKGRYGEPEIFNMDVKGGELKNIKVWAPSFVAKNKRFDVVIRFEDEHGNLTSNAPEDTLIELSYENIRENLNWKLFVPETGFISLPNLYFNEPGIYTIQLTNTTTKETFKASPIKCFAEANEVLLWGLFHGESERIDSAENIEGCLRHFRDEKALNFFSTSSFESQEETSNESWKQITQNAVEFDEADRFTTFIGFQWQGESGEEGLHQLVYLKDGKQILRKKDTKSSSLKKIYKCFSPKELISIPTFTMGKGCEYNFKEYNPEFERVVEIYNAWGSSECSVKEGNTKPIDTEGKKGVKECSDGSVLKALKNNCRFGFVAGGLDDRGAFSDFFEGDQIQYTPGITAVIAKEFSKAGIADALYRRSCYATTGERMLLSVNIAGTSMGQEVSTADKPGLTINRHIAGFAAGTCPLKTVEIIRNGEVIKTFKPVKTYRLEFEFDDMVDMSKIILQSPDKRPPFVFYYVRVTQEDGHIAWSSPIWIDFVKLSPQERKAKRMQRVIPKAQVKEEDILDFSADEDDLEEDLEEYEGDEE
- the hemH gene encoding ferrochelatase, whose translation is MKGETTGVLLVNLGTPDTPAVADVRRYLHEFLLDPRVIDIPRWKRELLVRCLIVPKRVKNTAASYSKIWTGGGSPLLFWGKTVRDQLQAALSDSFKVVLAMRYQNPSIEQGLEQLAFCKKIIILPLFPQYASATTGSIFEKVMFYLKRWLTVPEVHFIPSYPVQKKMVACFSERAREKGYEKFDRILFSFHGLPIRQIRKCDRLGVCKSSPDCCVQAKNPQCYASQCVSTAHAVAKELNIPKEKFVVTFQSRLGSEPWLEPSTQDTVHQLAKNGVENLLVFSPSFVADCLETLYEIGVELKDEFTQLGGKRLELVPSLNDHPLWIEGLKELILAK
- a CDS encoding class I SAM-dependent methyltransferase codes for the protein MDKIKSLLTMRFGKEIRTHSMIHHEELMTKLIKLAKVQSIVEIGTLHGVSAALFASLGLKVATFDIVASPLAEEIWKYLDVSSLIDYSICRDDEEKKEILSGRSFDVAFIDGDHHLDKARFDFDCVKRCGFVIFHDYKPHAPHFKPLADFIDSLTPQRYIFGEPGSQFAVWIAEDSNQRENLDLLEWLKAGA
- a CDS encoding carboxypeptidase M32, with translation MPKNSQKQYNLLFSLSKHAKTLQGISSLLEWDHETYMPEGSASIRAEQVKTLAGLVHQCKTAKEYEGALGSLINIKTGALKAKDLPLPKQRALIMWRRDFVKAKALPTSFVEEFAALTSKSVSVWRAAKEKSSFKEFAPYLKKIIDLCRKKAELIGYEKHPYDALIDEFEPGETADNLAELFGNVKPSLVSLIAKTQTKKKIDDSFLRGNFDPEKQMELGNEILKDIGFDFRYGRVDFSTHPFSSSSHPQDSRITTRKPSDNLIANISILMHEGGHSLYEMGLPEKEYGSPLAEAVSLGIHESQSRFYEIWIGQGKPFWKRYFPKLADTFGGKLKKVSFDNFYKAINKVAPSFIRVDADELTYPMHVILRFEIEKALIEGSASVNEIPDLWRSKMKEMLGIVPKTDQEGCLQDIHWSMGAFGYFPTYLLGSMYAAQIFDAFQAKNPDFEERIQKEGLSFIKDYLGKTIHRHGRQYDSRELIKRATGKAFSPAAYLNYLQKKYGA